ATTGGATCAATCGGGGCCATTGGCCGAGGGTATAATTGATTGCCTTGCCAAGCAGGCTTTTGGGCGGAACCTTGTTTACTCTTTCATCTATCCACTTCTTAAACTCGGTAAGAATTGGAATCGCCTGGGATTGTCTCATATTGTACAATTGTTCCGCAGAAAGCCCTTGTTCCCGTGCTTCTTTTTCAATTTTATAAAGCTTGCTGATATACAACAATGCCGAACCGGCATTCCCGGAAGAATTCGCCTTGTTGCCAAGCGCTTTTGTTACCTCTTTGAACTTTCGACGAGCATGAACCCAACACCCAACATGAACAATATCTTTTGGCTCATGTTGCGTTTCAAGGTCTTATTTGACCAAAAGTTCGACAAGCGAATGGAGCAGGGCCTTTCCCCGTTTGCCGACGTTATGAACGAACTCGAAAAAACCGAGATAGAACGGGAGCTTCTCTTGTGAGATGCCTCGATGAGGACGCAACCAACCACGTAGCAAGGACCAGAAGCCTTCCATGGTATTGACATGGACTTCATGGAAACCATCGCCATCCTCGTCTCTGGCGTATTCTCCAGCCCCGTGATTCACGCTCTTATGCTTGTACCCCCACTCGGTTAATCGATTGTAGATCGCATATTCATCAGTGTAAATCAAAGTCCCCGGCAAAACGGTCGACTTTACCAAGGGCTCAATAGTTACCCTGCGAACATTAGCAAGCATTTGAATCACTACCAGACCGCATCGCTGAATCATACCGAATACAGGTGGTTTCTCTTTTTCCAATGTACCCCGCCCACGAGCACCTCGTAAACGATTTCGACGGCCTTCCCTGCCTTTTCGGGCTACTGCTTCGGGATTGCCTTTATGCCCTGCTACAATGTAGACCTCATCACATTCAACTTCGTCTCCAAGGGTTACTTGAGGCTTTTTTTTATCACGCCTTCACGAAGTTGGGTGGTCATCCTTTGAACATCAGTGCGGTCCAGGTCCAGTTCTTTGGCAATTTGCTTGCTGGACAAGTTCAACCCCATGAAATACAGACACAATATCCATACCTTGAGGGGTTGGTGATGTCCAGCGAAGATGGTGCCTGTAAGGTCAT
The DNA window shown above is from uncultured Desulfobacter sp. and carries:
- a CDS encoding IS1595 family transposase, with amino-acid sequence MVAGHKGNPEAVARKGREGRRNRLRGARGRGTLEKEKPPVFGMIQRCGLVVIQMLANVRRVTIEPLVKSTVLPGTLIYTDEYAIYNRLTEWGYKHKSVNHGAGEYARDEDGDGFHEVHVNTMEGFWSLLRGWLRPHRGISQEKLPFYLGFFEFVHNVGKRGKALLHSLVELLVK
- a CDS encoding transposase — translated: MQVNIKTLIDDTQCYNTVRELRWPEGRQCPYCDSKRIIKRGFDEKEPARQRYECKNCGKRFDDLTGTIFAGHHQPLKVWILCLYFMGLNLSSKQIAKELDLDRTDVQRMTTQLREGVIKKSLK